Proteins from a genomic interval of Oscillatoria salina IIICB1:
- a CDS encoding PRC-barrel domain-containing protein, translating into MTTDKNRLRSELINTKVIANNSAKQLGVVKELLVDIDRREVVALGLRDNLLAIAGMPSYLLLESITKTGDVILVDREDVIVDIDVDVYSKLINCEVITETGELLGRVRDFQFNLETGTVSSLIIASIGLPQIPDQVISTYQLPVEEIVSSGPNRLIVFEGAEDRVTQLTVGLLERLGIGRPPWEREDDEVYYPPVASADKQLGTGVPLQTPATARPVEARVPEYEYEEAWTEDDDLQYAEAQPLPARQPETIRYQEYEDDYEEDNWGDAPANTSYQTRAYVEPEPPQKEYEYDEMQEDVWDDDVKPESYKPPRLNIPEKTKAPEYEEESY; encoded by the coding sequence ATGACCACTGACAAAAACCGCTTGCGCTCAGAGTTGATTAATACTAAGGTAATCGCTAACAACAGTGCGAAGCAGTTGGGAGTGGTAAAAGAACTATTAGTAGATATCGATCGACGTGAGGTCGTCGCGCTGGGTTTGCGAGATAATCTGCTTGCTATAGCGGGTATGCCTAGTTATCTGCTTCTAGAGAGCATTACCAAAACTGGTGATGTGATTCTCGTCGATCGTGAAGATGTAATTGTTGATATTGATGTCGATGTTTACAGCAAGTTAATCAACTGTGAAGTGATTACCGAAACTGGAGAACTCTTAGGAAGAGTTCGCGATTTTCAGTTTAACTTGGAAACTGGTACGGTTTCTTCTTTAATTATCGCCTCAATTGGACTGCCTCAAATTCCCGACCAAGTGATTAGTACCTACCAGTTACCAGTAGAGGAAATTGTCAGTAGCGGTCCGAATCGTTTGATTGTCTTTGAAGGAGCTGAAGATCGCGTCACTCAGCTTACGGTGGGCTTATTAGAACGTTTGGGTATTGGCAGACCGCCGTGGGAACGAGAAGATGATGAGGTTTACTATCCGCCTGTAGCTAGTGCTGACAAACAATTGGGAACAGGGGTTCCTCTACAAACTCCGGCGACTGCTCGACCTGTGGAAGCAAGGGTTCCGGAATACGAATACGAGGAAGCTTGGACTGAAGACGACGATTTGCAGTATGCTGAAGCTCAACCTCTGCCTGCGCGACAGCCGGAAACGATTCGTTACCAAGAATATGAGGATGACTACGAGGAAGATAATTGGGGTGATGCTCCGGCGAATACTAGCTACCAGACACGAGCTTATGTGGAACCTGAACCTCCCCAAAAAGAGTATGAATATGATGAGATGCAGGAAGATGTTTGGGATGATGATGTCAAACCGGAATCTTACAAGCCTCCTCGTTTGAATATTCCAGAGAAGACTAAAGCTCCGGAATACGAAGAGGAAAGTTATTAG
- a CDS encoding glycosyltransferase, translated as MNESQLIHVAILANPAGGGGITRVVINLLKGMIQRGIKVDFVLDWAKGRPYLADIPQGVRVVDLNAKITGGTTSALKIVPPLVRYLRQEKPALLLSHLTIANGVAVIAKALAKVPVYLALVEHLNWFENEKLSENLQDKISYWWRKLLYPRADAIVAVSQGMARGLENYLGLKSGSVKVIYNPIIDENLLLKAQEKLVHPWLEKNQPPVFLAVGRLAAEKDFSTLIRAFAELRKKPNSQSPIPSPQSLGKARLIILGEGNLRKQLETEIEQLDLTAEVWLPGYVENPYAYMSRAAVFVLSSKSEGLPTVLIEAIACGSQVVSTDCPHGPREILADGKYGQLVPVGDVSALAKAMHSALLSPLAAEKLPRWRNFSVEKSVATYLQLINY; from the coding sequence ATGAACGAGTCGCAATTAATCCATGTAGCAATTTTAGCTAATCCTGCTGGTGGTGGGGGAATTACAAGAGTAGTAATTAATTTACTAAAAGGTATGATTCAACGCGGAATTAAAGTTGATTTTGTGTTAGACTGGGCAAAAGGAAGACCGTATTTAGCAGATATCCCCCAAGGTGTCAGAGTAGTAGATTTAAATGCTAAAATTACTGGTGGTACTACCAGCGCTTTAAAAATTGTTCCGCCATTAGTTCGTTATTTACGTCAAGAAAAACCAGCTTTATTATTATCTCATTTAACAATTGCTAACGGAGTGGCGGTAATTGCAAAAGCTTTAGCAAAAGTTCCAGTTTATTTAGCATTAGTGGAACATCTGAATTGGTTTGAAAATGAGAAATTATCAGAAAATTTACAAGACAAAATTTCTTATTGGTGGCGAAAATTACTTTATCCTCGTGCAGATGCTATCGTTGCAGTTTCTCAAGGAATGGCGCGAGGTTTAGAAAATTATTTAGGACTAAAATCGGGTTCAGTAAAAGTAATTTATAATCCCATTATCGATGAAAATTTGTTACTGAAAGCTCAAGAAAAATTAGTTCATCCTTGGTTAGAAAAAAATCAACCACCTGTATTTTTAGCAGTAGGAAGATTAGCCGCCGAAAAAGACTTTTCGACCTTAATTCGCGCCTTTGCAGAGTTAAGAAAAAAACCTAATTCCCAGTCCCCAATCCCCAGTCCCCAATCCCTAGGAAAAGCACGGTTAATAATTTTAGGGGAAGGAAACTTAAGGAAACAGTTAGAAACCGAGATCGAGCAACTAGATTTAACAGCAGAAGTGTGGTTGCCTGGATATGTAGAAAATCCTTATGCTTATATGAGTAGAGCAGCAGTATTCGTACTTTCCTCAAAATCCGAAGGACTACCAACAGTATTAATCGAAGCGATCGCTTGTGGATCGCAAGTAGTCTCCACCGACTGTCCCCACGGACCCAGAGAAATTTTAGCAGATGGCAAATACGGTCAGCTAGTACCAGTGGGAGATGTTAGCGCCTTAGCCAAAGCCATGCACTCAGCACTATTATCACCCCTAGCAGCCGAAAAATTACCAAGGTGGCGTAACTTCAGCGTCGAAAAATCCGTTGCTACATATTTGCAACTCATTAATTATTAG
- a CDS encoding carbonic anhydrase, with translation MKYQSIETLLKNNQAWVVEQLALDPHYFEELARGQTPPFLYIGCSDSRLPLTRYTKSQPGELFVHRNIGNQVSLTDINFLSVLEYAIAHLQVQHIIVCGHYDCGGIKAALEGKTTGLVDNWVNPIRELYLESREEIDLLPTREAKLNRLAEINVIAQVKNLYQTSIIREVMRQETAPQIHGWVLEIKTGLIKNLNIATEEWQFYPSCQLSNSGLLELSTN, from the coding sequence ATGAAATATCAATCAATTGAAACATTACTAAAGAATAATCAAGCTTGGGTAGTCGAACAACTTGCTTTAGATCCTCACTATTTTGAGGAATTAGCACGAGGACAAACTCCACCATTTCTTTATATTGGTTGTTCTGATAGTCGTTTACCCTTAACTAGATATACAAAAAGTCAACCAGGAGAATTATTTGTTCATCGTAATATTGGTAATCAAGTATCATTGACGGATATTAATTTTCTCTCAGTCTTAGAATACGCGATCGCGCATTTGCAAGTCCAGCATATTATTGTTTGCGGACATTACGATTGTGGAGGAATTAAAGCCGCTTTAGAAGGAAAAACTACTGGTTTAGTTGACAATTGGGTTAATCCTATTCGCGAACTTTATTTAGAATCAAGAGAAGAAATTGACCTTTTACCAACCCGCGAAGCTAAACTTAATCGACTCGCAGAAATTAACGTTATCGCACAAGTTAAAAACCTCTATCAAACTTCAATCATCCGCGAAGTTATGCGACAAGAAACAGCCCCACAAATTCATGGTTGGGTTCTCGAAATCAAAACTGGTTTAATCAAAAATTTAAACATCGCAACCGAAGAATGGCAATTTTATCCTAGTTGTCAATTATCGAATTCAGGTTTACTTGAACTCTCAACAAACTAA